One region of Streptomyces sp. NBC_00442 genomic DNA includes:
- a CDS encoding cobyrinate a,c-diamide synthase encodes MVARLVIAAPASGSGKTTVATGLMAAFARSGLAVSPHKVGPDYIDPGYHSLATGRPGRNLDAYMCGPELMAPLFAHGARGCDLAVIEGVMGLYDGASGLGELASTAQVSKLLRAPVVLVVDASSQSRSVAALVHGFASWDPGVRIGGVILNKVGSDRHEALLREAMEDVGVPVLGALRRAPQVDTPSRHLGLVPVAERRTDAVDAVAAMGEQVRQGCDLEALLALARSAPPLGAQAWDPAFESPRPAPSRKSPADGSSAAGRLARGFALAPEAETHGERKPVVAVAGGSAFTFSYAEHPELLTAAGADVVTFDPLRDEQLPPGTSGLVIGGGFPEVYAAELSANERLRKAVAELARSGVPVAAECAGLLYLARTLDGQPMCGVLDADAHMSGRLTLGYREAVALGDSSLAVAGTRLRGHEFHRTVIEPGAGADPAWGVVHPERRVEGFVQRGVHASYLHTHWAARPELTLRFAGACAR; translated from the coding sequence GTGGTAGCACGTCTCGTCATCGCGGCCCCCGCGTCGGGCAGCGGCAAGACCACCGTGGCGACGGGCCTGATGGCCGCGTTCGCGCGCTCCGGGCTCGCCGTGTCCCCGCACAAGGTGGGCCCCGACTACATCGACCCCGGCTACCACTCCCTGGCGACCGGGCGGCCCGGCCGCAACCTCGACGCGTACATGTGCGGGCCCGAGCTGATGGCCCCGCTGTTCGCGCACGGGGCGCGCGGCTGCGACCTCGCCGTGATCGAGGGCGTGATGGGTCTGTACGACGGGGCGAGCGGGCTCGGTGAACTCGCCTCCACCGCCCAGGTGTCCAAGCTGTTGCGCGCGCCCGTGGTCCTCGTCGTGGACGCCTCCTCGCAATCCCGCTCGGTGGCCGCGCTCGTGCACGGCTTCGCGTCGTGGGACCCCGGGGTGCGGATCGGCGGGGTGATCCTCAACAAGGTCGGTTCGGACCGGCACGAGGCGCTGCTGCGCGAGGCGATGGAGGACGTCGGCGTGCCGGTGCTCGGCGCCCTGCGCCGCGCGCCCCAGGTCGACACGCCCTCCCGCCACCTGGGCCTGGTCCCGGTCGCCGAGCGGCGCACGGACGCGGTGGACGCGGTGGCGGCCATGGGGGAGCAGGTGCGGCAGGGCTGCGATCTGGAGGCGCTGCTCGCCCTGGCACGGTCGGCTCCGCCGCTGGGCGCTCAGGCGTGGGACCCGGCCTTCGAATCTCCCCGCCCCGCCCCTTCCCGAAAGTCTCCGGCGGATGGATCGTCGGCCGCGGGCCGGCTCGCACGGGGCTTTGCCCTGGCCCCTGAAGCCGAGACCCACGGTGAGCGAAAGCCCGTCGTCGCCGTCGCCGGCGGCTCCGCGTTCACCTTCTCCTACGCCGAGCACCCCGAGCTGCTCACCGCCGCCGGCGCGGACGTCGTCACCTTCGACCCGCTCAGGGACGAGCAGCTACCGCCCGGCACCAGCGGGTTGGTGATAGGCGGCGGGTTCCCCGAGGTGTACGCCGCCGAGCTGTCCGCCAACGAGCGGCTCCGCAAGGCCGTCGCCGAGCTCGCCCGCTCGGGGGTGCCCGTGGCCGCCGAGTGCGCGGGGCTGCTCTACCTGGCGCGCACGCTCGACGGGCAGCCCATGTGCGGGGTGCTCGACGCCGACGCGCACATGTCGGGCCGCCTCACCCTCGGCTACCGGGAGGCCGTCGCGCTCGGGGACAGCAGCCTGGCCGTCGCCGGGACGCGGCTGCGCGGCCACGAGTTCCACCGCACCGTGATCGAGCCGGGCGCGGGCGCCGACCCCGCGTGGGGCGTGGTGCACCCGGAGCGCCGCGTCGAGGGCTTCGTACAGCGGGGTGTGCACGCGAGCTATCTGCACACGCACTGGGCGGCCCGCCCGGAGCTCACCCTCCGGTTCGCCGGGGCCTGTGCGCGATGA